One segment of Solanum stenotomum isolate F172 chromosome 1, ASM1918654v1, whole genome shotgun sequence DNA contains the following:
- the LOC125856887 gene encoding uncharacterized protein LOC125856887 — protein sequence MAIEEERFRYICKNQQKLRSDLYGGLMDAIVRGDSDCSMVGKTIILPSSHTGGPRYRAQNYQDSMAICIYTIEFQKRGLPHDHILFFLHETQKNPTTDHINRVISAEIPDYRAYPDGYNAVKNFMMHRPSGEQNPSCPCMKQGKCTKYFPKKYNDRTNFDSDGFLIYMRRKTGIEVKKNRASLDNRNVVPYNRDLLVQFDAYINVEVCNYARSVKYLFKKPAVERLPFHLQGKNTIIFDESMPIESVISRHDLEKIEFTEWFKANKEYPDARELTYSDFPTCWVRNGSDKKWTRRKKGHAVGRIYFAHPGSGERFYMRMLLNFVKGYTSFESIRRINGVDHKTYREGCYALGLLDDDKEWNDCLSEAAHWASGNELRHFFVTVLMNCQVSATRKLWENNYGILSKDITHIQ from the exons ATggcaattgaagaagaaagatttaGGTACATCTGTAAAAATCAACAGAAATTAAGGTCTGATCTTTATGGTGGCTTAATGGATGCTATTGTACGTGGAGATTCAGATTGCTCAATGGTGGGAAAAACTATTATACTACCTTCCTCCCACACTGGGGGACCTCGCTACAGGGCACAAAATTATCAAGATTCAATGGCTATAT GTATATATACAATTGAGTTCCAGAAAAGAGGCTTGCCACATGATCATATACTGTTTTTCCTTCATGAAACACAAAAAAACCCAACAACAGATCATATCAATAGAGTAATATCCGCTGAAATACCAGATTACAGAGCATATCCAGATGGGTATAATGCCGTGAAAAACTTCATGATGCACAGACCGTCTGGAGAACAAAATCCTAGTTGCCCATGTATGAAACAAGGCAAGTGcacaaaatattttccaaagaAATACAATGACCGAACAAATTTTGATTCGGATGGATTCCTTATTTATATGAGACGGAAGACAGGTATTGAAGTTAAGAAAAATCGTGCTAGCTTAGACAACCGAAATGTAGTCCCATATAACAGGGACTTGCTTGTCCAGTTTGATGCATATATAAATGTTGAAGTATGCAATTATGCGAGGTCGGTCAAGTACCTATTCAA GAAACCGGCTGTTGAGCGCTTACCATTTCATTTACAGGGGAAAAACACAATAATATTTGATGAATCAATGCCAATTGAAAGCGTAATAAGTAGACATgatttagaaaaaatagaatttacagAATGGTTTAAGGCAAACAAAGAATACCCTGATGCAAGAGAGTTGACATATTCCGATTTTCCAACGTGTTGGGTTCGGAATGGAAGTGACAAAAAGTGGACTAGGAGGAAGAAGGGACACGCAGTTGGCAGAATTTACTTTGCACATCCAGGAAGTGGAGAACGTTTTTACATGCGTATGCTGCTAAATTTTGTCAAAGGGTACACTTCCTTCGAAAGCATCAGAAGAATCAATGGAGTAGATCATAAAACATATAGAGAGGGATGCTACGCTTTAGGGTTATTAGATGATGACAAAGAGTGGAACGACTGCTTGTCTGAGGCAGCCCATTGGGCTTCTGGAAACGAGTTGCGACATTTCTTTGTTACTGTACTTATGAACTGTCAGGTGTCAGCTACTCGTAAGCTATGGGAGAATAACTATGGAATACTATCTAAAGATATCACGCATATCCAGTGA